A portion of the Tenacibaculum todarodis genome contains these proteins:
- a CDS encoding PPK2 family polyphosphate kinase, with translation MNLSKYKVSGAIQLKNSVTKEVVEDAEKKLKKTRKKLAKLQDAMYAEGKYSVLVCLQGMDTSGKDSLIREVFKQFNARGVEVYSFKVPTELELKHDFLWRHYIALPAKGKVGVFNRTHYENVLVTRVHPEYIFGENIPSVKSLADLDDAFYHDRMDRINDFENHLAANGTIVLKFFLNLSKDEQKNRLLRRLNIPEKNWKFSAGDLKERKLWDKYQDCYEDLLNRTSKENAPWFVLPADDKPSARFILAEILLEEMEKYNFKEPTLPAKIQAQVEEFKAQLNNE, from the coding sequence ATGAATTTATCAAAATATAAAGTTTCTGGCGCTATTCAACTTAAAAATTCTGTTACAAAAGAAGTGGTTGAAGATGCAGAAAAGAAACTAAAAAAGACACGTAAAAAGTTAGCAAAATTACAAGACGCTATGTATGCGGAAGGTAAATATAGTGTATTGGTTTGCTTGCAAGGAATGGATACTTCTGGTAAAGATAGCTTAATACGTGAGGTTTTTAAACAATTTAATGCGCGTGGAGTAGAAGTGTATAGTTTTAAAGTTCCTACGGAATTAGAATTAAAACACGATTTTTTATGGAGACATTACATTGCACTTCCTGCAAAAGGAAAAGTAGGAGTTTTTAATAGAACGCATTATGAAAATGTATTGGTAACAAGAGTGCATCCGGAGTATATTTTTGGAGAAAATATTCCGTCTGTAAAAAGTTTAGCCGATTTGGATGATGCTTTTTACCATGATAGAATGGATAGAATAAATGATTTTGAAAATCATTTAGCCGCAAACGGAACTATTGTTTTAAAGTTCTTTTTAAACTTATCTAAAGATGAACAAAAAAACAGATTATTGCGTAGATTAAATATCCCAGAAAAGAATTGGAAGTTTTCTGCAGGCGATTTAAAAGAGCGTAAATTGTGGGATAAATACCAAGATTGTTATGAGGATTTGCTAAACAGAACTTCTAAAGAAAATGCGCCTTGGTTTGTACTTCCTGCAGATGATAAGCCTTCTGCGCGTTTTATTTTAGCAGAAATATTATTAGAAGAAATGGAAAAATATAATTTTAAAGAACCAACGTTACCTGCAAAAATACAAGCGCAAGTAGAAGAATTTAAAGCACAATTAAATAATGAATAA
- a CDS encoding DUF4412 domain-containing protein, translating into MKKSTLIIGLLLCFSGTANAQFFKRLGKKVKKAAEKAVERKVEQKTTKETEKAFDSTFNNSKKKKKRKKTSIPGFSNVKPANSYAFNHKAVMQISSGKEVTKIDYYLPNTGSFFGMGIKDKRVKDDFMTVYDVEREAMFTFMQNAGKKIKMGIEFKTDDVDVDNTDFNITPTGNTKVILGYNCKEYKMSGKEMTATIWVTKEVDFRFPSVMYNGAKNKANNQQWMNNLDGWAMEMEMIDSSKRKPRTILMKCLSIEKSSLKIDSNNYQNIGY; encoded by the coding sequence ATGAAAAAATCAACACTCATTATCGGCCTTCTTTTATGCTTTTCTGGAACTGCAAATGCTCAATTCTTTAAACGATTAGGTAAGAAAGTTAAAAAAGCTGCCGAGAAAGCTGTGGAAAGAAAAGTAGAACAAAAAACAACCAAAGAAACCGAAAAAGCTTTCGATTCTACCTTTAACAACTCTAAAAAAAAGAAAAAAAGAAAAAAAACTAGCATTCCCGGATTCTCTAATGTAAAACCAGCAAATAGCTATGCATTTAACCACAAAGCGGTAATGCAAATTTCATCTGGAAAAGAAGTTACTAAAATTGACTATTACCTACCAAATACAGGTAGTTTTTTTGGAATGGGAATTAAAGACAAAAGGGTCAAAGATGATTTTATGACGGTTTATGACGTGGAACGTGAAGCTATGTTTACGTTTATGCAAAATGCTGGTAAAAAAATAAAAATGGGTATCGAATTTAAAACCGATGACGTAGATGTAGATAATACCGATTTTAACATTACACCGACTGGAAACACTAAAGTTATTTTAGGTTACAATTGTAAAGAATATAAAATGTCTGGTAAAGAAATGACCGCTACAATTTGGGTTACCAAAGAAGTAGATTTTCGTTTTCCAAGTGTCATGTACAATGGCGCTAAAAACAAAGCTAACAATCAACAATGGATGAATAACTTAGATGGTTGGGCAATGGAAATGGAAATGATAGATAGCTCTAAAAGAAAACCTCGTACTATTCTTATGAAGTGTTTATCTATAGAAAAATCTTCGTTAAAAATTGATTCAAATAACTATCAAAATATTGGCTACTAA
- a CDS encoding flavodoxin family protein, with protein MNKTVIIQGSSNSFGNTHKVVNYLNKDKKFDVIDLKTKNIGAFEYDFSNANDDFLPLMENIIANYDTIIFATPVYWYTMSGMLKDFFDRMSDLLHYKKELGRQLRGKNMAMLSNSAGNDRRNGFEMPFVESAKYLGMNYLGDTHAFFNGKEISENAKKQINDFRKLI; from the coding sequence ATGAATAAAACAGTAATAATACAAGGAAGCTCCAACAGTTTTGGCAACACTCATAAAGTAGTAAACTATTTAAACAAAGACAAAAAGTTTGATGTAATCGACTTAAAAACCAAAAACATTGGTGCGTTTGAATATGATTTTAGCAATGCAAATGATGATTTTTTACCATTGATGGAAAACATTATAGCAAACTATGACACTATTATTTTTGCAACACCGGTTTACTGGTACACAATGAGCGGAATGCTAAAAGATTTTTTCGACAGAATGTCTGATTTACTGCACTACAAAAAAGAGTTAGGAAGACAGTTACGTGGTAAAAATATGGCTATGCTTAGTAATTCTGCAGGAAACGATAGACGAAATGGTTTTGAAATGCCCTTTGTGGAAAGTGCAAAATACTTAGGAATGAATTATCTTGGAGATACGCACGCTTTTTTTAATGGAAAAGAGATTTCTGAAAATGCTAAAAAACAAATTAATGATTTTAGAAAGTTAATTTAG
- a CDS encoding ABC transporter ATPase has protein sequence MFTEYKNLPDNSRVWIYQADREFQIEEIEHISAKALLFIDQWTRHGDDLKGSFTIKYNQFLVLAVDEGFNNVSGCSIDSSVKFVQELEKELQLDLMNKLNVSFKDNDNINIVKLTDFQQYAKDKKINAETIVFNNMVNTKEDFETKWEVPAKESWHKRFLV, from the coding sequence ATGTTCACAGAATATAAAAATTTACCAGATAACTCACGCGTTTGGATTTACCAAGCAGATAGAGAATTTCAAATAGAAGAAATAGAACACATAAGTGCAAAAGCGTTGTTGTTTATAGACCAATGGACGCGTCATGGAGACGATTTAAAAGGATCATTTACTATAAAATACAATCAATTTTTAGTGTTGGCAGTAGATGAAGGATTTAACAATGTTTCTGGTTGTTCTATAGATTCTTCAGTTAAATTTGTACAGGAATTAGAAAAAGAATTGCAGTTAGATTTAATGAACAAATTAAACGTATCATTTAAAGATAACGATAATATAAATATTGTGAAATTAACTGATTTTCAGCAATATGCAAAAGATAAAAAAATAAATGCTGAAACCATTGTTTTTAACAACATGGTAAATACAAAAGAAGATTTTGAAACTAAATGGGAAGTTCCAGCAAAAGAAAGTTGGCACAAACGCTTTTTGGTATAA
- a CDS encoding 3'-5' exonuclease, which translates to MELNLTKPIVFFDLETTGVSIATDRIVEIAILKVHPNGNKESKTWLVNPEIEIPQGAIDIHGITNEKVVTEPTFKELAAEVSKMIEGCDLAGFNSNRFDIPLLAEELMRAGIDFDMNNRKAVDVQVIFHKKEQRTLSAGYQFYCGRELEGAHGAEADTNATYEILLAQLDKYDDIENSIDALSEFSTHGKRADFAGFILMNEEDQEIFSFGKYKGRTVEEVLKENPGYNNWIQNADFPLYTKKVLRQIKERMSAPKDTMSDEDKLNALQQKFNLR; encoded by the coding sequence ATGGAATTAAACTTAACAAAACCAATCGTATTTTTCGATTTAGAAACTACAGGAGTAAGTATTGCAACCGATAGAATTGTAGAAATTGCAATTTTAAAAGTGCATCCAAACGGAAATAAAGAAAGTAAAACGTGGTTGGTAAATCCAGAAATTGAAATTCCGCAAGGAGCCATCGATATTCATGGAATTACAAACGAAAAAGTAGTTACCGAACCAACTTTTAAAGAATTAGCTGCAGAAGTTAGCAAAATGATTGAAGGTTGTGATTTAGCGGGTTTCAATTCTAATAGATTCGATATTCCTTTGTTAGCAGAAGAATTAATGCGAGCAGGAATCGATTTTGATATGAATAACAGAAAAGCGGTTGATGTTCAAGTAATCTTTCACAAAAAAGAACAACGAACATTAAGTGCTGGTTATCAATTTTACTGCGGAAGAGAATTGGAAGGAGCGCACGGAGCAGAAGCAGATACCAACGCAACCTATGAAATTTTGTTAGCGCAATTAGATAAATACGACGATATAGAAAATAGTATTGATGCGTTAAGTGAATTTTCAACTCACGGAAAAAGAGCTGATTTTGCTGGTTTTATTTTAATGAATGAAGAAGATCAAGAAATTTTTTCTTTCGGAAAGTACAAAGGAAGAACAGTAGAAGAGGTGTTAAAAGAAAACCCAGGTTATAACAATTGGATTCAGAATGCAGATTTTCCATTGTACACAAAAAAGGTATTAAGACAAATAAAAGAAAGAATGTCTGCGCCAAAAGATACCATGAGTGATGAGGATAAGTTGAACGCGTTACAGCAAAAATTTAATTTGAGGTAA
- a CDS encoding helix-turn-helix domain-containing protein yields the protein MKNIKLIFFFTFIFTINAVIGQESAQIQQKINQYISQAKLDSAKIYIKANLDKLPKKQDKSALNYQLVKVLFMQSSYNEALKIAFNSLDTIKDEQKRVNFNFMIGAIYSAITDYDKSIEYFDLVVKHNKNNSLSVQTHLLLSSLYQNKKDSINAKNAIIEAYKITKDSDLNPITKNHVAMQYNFFNKNYELCKKLNFQTIRDTASFINSKSYAYSMIGDCLVKQDSLLKATAYFNEHLNLTIETKDPEQIKVAANKLIEVYENLGNQEKANAYHKIYNEAINDSLSFSAEKYRELYNVEKKRELVNAKNKDLKEYLFFCIILIALIAFGIYFYLNNKKTNKKLSNLLTKAPGKKIVVSESEIEKIEVALKELKEKQLFLKPKSTRKTVCLENGIKSERYLSHYINEKYNKSFSVFINDLRIEYAYNRIQKDKKFRNYKIGEIARESGFGSKKSFERAFVAKYSETPYKFISNLTH from the coding sequence ATGAAAAATATTAAACTAATATTCTTTTTTACATTTATTTTTACTATCAACGCAGTTATTGGTCAAGAATCAGCGCAGATTCAACAAAAAATAAACCAATATATATCTCAGGCTAAATTAGATTCAGCTAAAATTTACATAAAAGCTAACTTAGATAAACTACCTAAAAAGCAAGATAAAAGTGCTTTAAATTATCAGTTGGTAAAGGTGCTTTTTATGCAATCTTCTTATAATGAAGCGTTAAAAATTGCTTTTAATTCGTTAGATACTATAAAAGATGAACAAAAAAGAGTCAATTTTAATTTTATGATTGGCGCAATTTATTCTGCAATTACAGATTATGACAAATCTATTGAATACTTTGATTTAGTAGTAAAACACAACAAAAACAATTCTTTATCAGTACAAACACATCTTTTACTATCTAGCCTTTATCAAAACAAAAAAGATTCAATTAATGCAAAAAACGCTATAATAGAAGCATACAAAATAACTAAAGACTCAGATTTAAATCCTATCACAAAAAATCATGTTGCCATGCAATATAATTTTTTTAACAAAAACTACGAGTTATGTAAAAAGTTAAACTTCCAAACTATTAGAGATACCGCAAGTTTTATAAATTCTAAAAGTTATGCGTACTCAATGATTGGAGATTGTTTAGTAAAACAAGACTCTTTATTAAAAGCTACAGCATACTTTAACGAGCATTTAAACCTTACTATAGAAACAAAAGACCCAGAACAGATTAAGGTGGCAGCGAATAAATTAATTGAAGTTTATGAAAATTTAGGTAATCAAGAAAAAGCTAATGCTTATCACAAAATATACAACGAGGCTATTAACGATTCCTTAAGTTTTTCAGCTGAAAAGTACAGAGAATTGTATAACGTTGAAAAAAAACGCGAATTGGTTAATGCTAAAAATAAAGATTTAAAAGAATATTTATTTTTTTGCATCATTTTAATAGCTTTAATTGCCTTCGGAATTTACTTTTATTTAAATAATAAGAAAACAAATAAAAAATTATCTAACTTACTTACAAAAGCACCAGGAAAAAAAATAGTAGTTAGTGAAAGTGAAATTGAAAAAATTGAGGTTGCATTAAAAGAATTAAAAGAAAAACAATTATTCTTAAAACCAAAGAGTACAAGAAAAACTGTTTGCTTAGAAAACGGCATAAAATCTGAACGTTATTTAAGTCATTATATTAACGAGAAGTATAACAAATCATTTTCTGTTTTTATAAATGATTTACGTATTGAATATGCTTACAATCGCATTCAAAAAGACAAAAAATTTAGAAATTATAAGATTGGTGAGATTGCCAGAGAGTCTGGTTTTGGGTCTAAAAAAAGTTTTGAACGCGCTTTCGTAGCTAAATACAGCGAAACACCTTACAAGTTCATCAGCAACTTAACCCACTAA